In the genome of Actinomycetota bacterium, the window GATCGCCTTGCACACCAGCTGCATGGTCATGCGCTGGTGCGGGTCCATCAGCTCGGCCTCCCGCAGCGACAGCCCGAACGCCCGGGGGTCGAACAGGTCGATGCGGTCCAGACACGCCGCCGGCGGGTACTCCACGTCCGGAAGCGTCGAGAACCACAGCCGCTCCGTCGGGATCGTGCGGACCGCGTCCACGCCCTCGAGCAGGTTGCGGTGGAACGCGTCGAGGTCGGGGGCGAGCGGGAAGACCCCGCTCATCCCGATGATCGCGACGGGTGCGTTCACAGCTCGAACGCCGCGGTGGCGACCGGCCGCGGCTCCCCCACTCGCCTGTCGACGTGCGCCGCCTGGTCACGAATCGTCACGTGCTCGAACAGCTGCGCCACCGACGTGCAGCCTGGAAACCGCCGCTCGAGCTGCTCGTGCAGGTCCACGAGCCGAAGCGAGTTGCCGCCGACGTCGAAGAACTTGTCCGTCACTCCGACTTCGTCCAGGCGCAGGACGGCTTTCCAGGCCTCGGCGACCTCACGCTCGCTGGGCGTCCGCGGGGGCAGCACGGTCCCGCCCATCGAAGCCCTCACCGGACCCGGCTTCGGCAGCGCCGCCCGGTCGATCTTGCCGCTTGAGTTGTGTGGCAGGGAGTCCAGCAGGACGAACAGCTCCGGGACCATGTACGGCGGCAGCCGCTCGGACAGGTACGCCCGCAGGTCCGCCACCGACGATGCGGCGTCGCCGACCGCCGCGTAGGCAGCGAGACGCTTGTCCGCGGCCTCACCGCGCACGACCACGACGCATTCGCGCACGGCCGGGTGGGATGCGAGCGCCGCCTCCACCTCCCCCGGCTCGATGCGGAACCCCCGGACCTTCACCTGGTGGTCCAGACGTCCGAGGAACTCGACCTGCCCGTCGGACCGGAACCTGGCCAGGTCGCCGGTCCGATACATGCGGG includes:
- a CDS encoding beta-ketoacyl synthase N-terminal-like domain-containing protein, producing MNAPVAIIGMSGVFPLAPDLDAFHRNLLEGVDAVRTIPTERLWFSTLPDVEYPPAACLDRIDLFDPRAFGLSLREAELMDPHQRMTMQLVCKAI